The following nucleotide sequence is from Bacteroidota bacterium.
CCTGTTGAGTTATCATTTTTACTTTGCATTTTAATTTATTTCTTCGAAAAAATATTTTCTCTGCTTCAACAATTACTGTTTCACCCGGGTATACAATTCTCAGAAATTCAACTTCCGATTGTGTGAATACAAGTGTTACGTAGTTCATGATTTCTTTGTCACCAATCAATGATATTCCCATACACACCAAACCAATTTGCGCCATACATTCGGTAAGTATTACCCCTGGTGTTACGGGGTTTTTGGGAAAATGTCCTTTGTAAAAAAATTCATCTTCTTTAAAACAATATTTCCCCCTGATATTGTTGCCATTTACCTGGATGATCTCATCAACAAAGCGAAAAGGGGGTTGCTGAGGCAGCAAGTGTACTATTTCTCCCGTTGATAATGGTTGACGTATTTGTATGATCATTTTTTGTTCAGTTTATATTCTTTCTGTTACTAATCTGCTTGTGCTTTAACTTCTATAAGCATGGATGACCAGGTAAGTCCGGCACCCAATACTGCCAAAATAATATTTGTTCCGATTTTTAATTTTTCAAAATTCATACTCAGTACTGAAGGAGCCCCTGCGCTGCCTGTATTTCCTTTAAGAATAACATTATGCCAATGATTTTCTGCACTGATTTCGCAGCGTTGACAAACCGATGTCAATACTTTATAATTCGCCTGATGACCGATAAAATGAAAATCACCTGTTTTATAAGCCTTGTCTTGACTTAATTCTTTTATCATTCCAACTGTATTTTTGATGGCAAAATTTTGGACAGCATTTCCGTCCTGGGAAAAATATCCAACCCGTGGGGCTCGTACTTTTTCACATTGGGAAGGAGAGCTCCAGCTGCCAAACCGGCTTAGCCGAACATTGCTTTTTACCCGTGAAGAAATAATACTTGCGCTGCATCCGTCGCCCCATAAAACGGCGGAACTCCTGTCAGTATAATCGACCACCTTAGTCATTGATTCTACATTGACTATCAGTACATAAAGCGGCATAAAAGAGTTATTCAGATTGTCCAATAAATTATTGACCACTCCAAAGCTGCTACAGGCTGTATTTATATCAATGGCCATGCATTCTATTTCCAGTGCGGCGGCTATAGTTGCAGCCTCTGCAGGAGTACTTCTATCAGGAACACAGGAGGAAGATATGACCATGCCGATCTCTTGCTTCTGGATGCCAGCTCTTTCAATAGCCATCAATGCGGCCTGTTTACCCATTTCCGCGTTGCCGTATTGAGCAGCTTCAACTGCTGCCCTTACATCTTTGTTTTTTGTTGAACGGATATAATCCAAAGGTAAAACGGTTCGCCTTTCTTCAATGCCGACCCTTTCAATAATCCAGTTTATGTCGACACCAATGTTAAGACTGCTTAAAAAATCATTGGTGATGATGTTCTCCGGAAAAAAATGTCCTATCCCATGTAAATACAACATACTGTATTTTTATTAATGGTATTTATTCTTATTTATTTGTTGTTCCACTTCTTTAAGATTAAACAACTGTTTACATCACCAAAGCCGAAACTGGCTTTGGCAATAATGTTTAATTTAACGTTCCATTTTGTCGTTTGCGGAATTTTGTCGTGATCAATTAATGCTGCAATTGAAGCATGTCGGTCTTCACAATTTATAGAAGGATGAAAAAACTCTTCATATAATTCTAATACTGCTGCTATTGTTTCTATACCTCCAGCCGCACCAAGGCAATGCCCTATCATGGATTTAGTGGAATTGATAAATGGAAAATCTTTTCCTTTGCGACCCAGGGCTTCTGCCCAGTTTCTCACTTCCAGCGGATCGGCCATAGTAGAAGTTAAATGACCGCTAATGGCATCTACCTCATCTGGCGATATATTACATTTTGTCAGAGCTCCACGAATACACCGTTGAACGGCCTCAGAATTAGGGGCTGTCATACTCCCTCCGTTTTTCTGTCCGCCACAATTAACCGTTCCTCCCAACAGCTCTGCATAGATGCGCGCACTCCTTGCTATGGCAAATTGCATTTCTTCAAGCACAAGTACTCCTGCTCCTGCTCCGGGTACAAAACCAGAAGCGGAAGCGCTCATGGGCCGGGATGCTTTTTCAGGTTCATTATTTGAATTTCTGTTCAGCACCCGCATAGAATCAAATCCGCCCCATATATATGGTGAATACGCTTCACATCCTCCTGCCAACATGCGGTCTGCTTCGCCGCGTTGAATGTGATTAAATGCATCTATTATTGCCTCGGTACCGGTGCTACATGCACTGGAATTAGTTGTAACCTTGTTTCCAAGGCTTAACATGCCTCCTACATAAGCACTGGCACCACTTACCATCACTTGTTCGACCGCGGCGCTGCCTAATCTTTTTACGTTTCCGGCATTTACCTGCGGAACAACACTATTGCCTAATACATCAGCGCCACCAACTCCTGTACCCAAAATAATTCCTGATTCCCAGTTTACAAGCTTTGAATCTTTTGTGCCCATGGATAACCCTGCATCCAGCCAGGCTTCTTCAGCGGCCATGCAACCGTATAAAATTGCCGAGCTTGGTTTGCCAAGGTGACCAAGATTAAAATACATTGAATAGTTAGATTCTTCTATTACGGGGATGCCTCCAACCTGGCTCGCGAATGCGTTTTGTTGTAACTCTGCAATGTGTTTAATGCCTGATTTGCCTGTGTACAAAGCTTCTTTAAATTTATTTACATTACTGCCATTAGGAGCAACAACGCCAAGACCCGTAACAACAACTCGCCTCATATTATTTTCAAAATCATTCATTGCTTTAATTTTAATGTACTCCGCTTATACTTTCTCCCCCATCTACTTTAATAATACTTCCATTGATCCACCGGGCATTATCTGTACATAAAAGAAATATTACATCAGCTACATCTTCTGTAGTAGTTAAACGATGAAAAGGATTCCGTGTAATGGCTAAAGCTTTGATTTTTTCATGACCCGGAATGAACCTCAATGCAGCCGTATCTGTTACCCCGGCCTGGATCACATTGGTTTTTATTCCATAAGGGGCTAACTCCAGGGCCATGCTACGGCATATGGCTTCCAGAGCGGCTTTGGCTGCGGATACGGCCGCGTAAAACGACCAGGCGATACTGCTACCTTCACTTGTAAGAGCAATTACACGGCTATCCTCCGCAAGCATATTTTCTTTTAATAGCTTCTGAATCCAGCTAATCAGGCTGGTACCCATTGCATATATTGTTCCGGAAAAATCTTCATCCCTTAAATATGTTTTTTCTGTAACTGGTGACAATGGTTTTAAATTGCCAAAGGCTATGCT
It contains:
- a CDS encoding ketoacyl-ACP synthase III — translated: MLYLHGIGHFFPENIITNDFLSSLNIGVDINWIIERVGIEERRTVLPLDYIRSTKNKDVRAAVEAAQYGNAEMGKQAALMAIERAGIQKQEIGMVISSSCVPDRSTPAEAATIAAALEIECMAIDINTACSSFGVVNNLLDNLNNSFMPLYVLIVNVESMTKVVDYTDRSSAVLWGDGCSASIISSRVKSNVRLSRFGSWSSPSQCEKVRAPRVGYFSQDGNAVQNFAIKNTVGMIKELSQDKAYKTGDFHFIGHQANYKVLTSVCQRCEISAENHWHNVILKGNTGSAGAPSVLSMNFEKLKIGTNIILAVLGAGLTWSSMLIEVKAQAD
- a CDS encoding SDR family oxidoreductase, encoding MNNISSKNYWALILGGSSGFGLATARKLAEEGFNICIVHRDRRGAMEAIDQAFEKIRSKGIQFVSYNVNALTADGQAAVINSLNEILSGNGKIRLVLHSIAFGNLKPLSPVTEKTYLRDEDFSGTIYAMGTSLISWIQKLLKENMLAEDSRVIALTSEGSSIAWSFYAAVSAAKAALEAICRSMALELAPYGIKTNVIQAGVTDTAALRFIPGHEKIKALAITRNPFHRLTTTEDVADVIFLLCTDNARWINGSIIKVDGGESISGVH
- a CDS encoding hydroxymyristoyl-ACP dehydratase, whose amino-acid sequence is MIIQIRQPLSTGEIVHLLPQQPPFRFVDEIIQVNGNNIRGKYCFKEDEFFYKGHFPKNPVTPGVILTECMAQIGLVCMGISLIGDKEIMNYVTLVFTQSEVEFLRIVYPGETVIVEAEKIFFRRNKLKCKVKMITQQGEEIASGILSGMFIPRDSSNNQTTNLNNHENK
- a CDS encoding beta-ketoacyl-[acyl-carrier-protein] synthase family protein, yielding MRRVVVTGLGVVAPNGSNVNKFKEALYTGKSGIKHIAELQQNAFASQVGGIPVIEESNYSMYFNLGHLGKPSSAILYGCMAAEEAWLDAGLSMGTKDSKLVNWESGIILGTGVGGADVLGNSVVPQVNAGNVKRLGSAAVEQVMVSGASAYVGGMLSLGNKVTTNSSACSTGTEAIIDAFNHIQRGEADRMLAGGCEAYSPYIWGGFDSMRVLNRNSNNEPEKASRPMSASASGFVPGAGAGVLVLEEMQFAIARSARIYAELLGGTVNCGGQKNGGSMTAPNSEAVQRCIRGALTKCNISPDEVDAISGHLTSTMADPLEVRNWAEALGRKGKDFPFINSTKSMIGHCLGAAGGIETIAAVLELYEEFFHPSINCEDRHASIAALIDHDKIPQTTKWNVKLNIIAKASFGFGDVNSCLILKKWNNK